In one Natronosalvus amylolyticus genomic region, the following are encoded:
- a CDS encoding ABC transporter permease encodes MSSNATTEPTWRAKLAIVRREVRSLRAEKTIVLALAIQLVIAGFSGFLVVGLVSLYDPSAVDGGEMEIAVTGDDRDAILEIVSEQETLSAQPYDDPETASDAFDERRVAAVLEVVRLEDDTLRITVTAPDEGLGTTLLISELQSALRAVEFEERTANGDRLESQPLPVPETDGANPYVGFTYTILIPLLLFLPVFISGSIAVDSLIEERQRGTLELLRVAPLSFADVIDAKLVATAGLAPLQAVAWLLLLALNGTAIVHPGPLVVLVSALALCIVAGGLGVALYAPDRRQAQLLYSAGIVGLLVVTTLLPEHPANTIAKFAIGSETTTTWLLLVAYSALGLGSYLLLRVGVSRLNTEAL; translated from the coding sequence TTGTCTTCTAACGCAACGACGGAACCGACGTGGCGGGCGAAACTGGCAATCGTTCGCCGTGAGGTTCGGTCGCTCCGCGCCGAAAAGACAATCGTACTCGCACTCGCTATCCAGCTCGTCATCGCCGGCTTTTCGGGCTTCCTGGTCGTCGGCCTCGTCTCGCTGTACGATCCTAGCGCGGTCGATGGCGGCGAGATGGAAATCGCCGTCACCGGCGATGACCGTGACGCGATCCTCGAGATAGTTTCCGAACAGGAGACCCTCAGTGCCCAACCGTACGACGACCCGGAAACCGCCTCCGACGCCTTCGACGAACGACGGGTCGCGGCCGTGCTCGAGGTGGTGCGACTCGAGGATGATACCCTTCGAATAACGGTCACGGCACCAGACGAGGGTCTCGGAACGACGCTCCTGATCTCGGAACTCCAATCGGCGCTGCGGGCCGTCGAATTCGAGGAACGGACGGCGAACGGCGACCGTCTCGAGTCACAGCCACTGCCGGTTCCGGAAACGGATGGTGCCAATCCGTACGTCGGATTCACTTACACGATTCTGATCCCGCTATTGTTGTTCCTCCCGGTGTTTATCAGCGGTTCCATCGCCGTCGATTCGCTGATCGAAGAACGGCAGCGAGGCACCCTCGAGTTGCTTCGAGTTGCCCCGCTTTCGTTCGCGGATGTCATCGACGCGAAACTGGTGGCAACGGCGGGATTGGCGCCGCTGCAAGCCGTCGCGTGGTTGCTGTTGCTCGCGCTCAACGGAACGGCAATCGTCCATCCCGGCCCTCTCGTCGTGCTTGTATCGGCGCTGGCGCTGTGTATCGTCGCGGGTGGCCTCGGGGTGGCACTCTACGCCCCGGACCGTCGACAGGCCCAGTTGCTGTATTCGGCCGGTATCGTCGGCTTACTCGTCGTGACGACGCTGTTGCCCGAACATCCTGCCAATACCATCGCGAAGTTCGCTATCGGTAGCGAGACGACGACCACCTGGCTGTTGCTCGTGGCCTACAGCGCCCTCGGTCTCGGCTCGTACCTCCTCTTGCGCGTGGGCGTCTCGAGGCTCAATACGGAAGCGTTGTAG